A window from Euwallacea fornicatus isolate EFF26 chromosome 27, ASM4011564v1, whole genome shotgun sequence encodes these proteins:
- the REPTOR gene encoding protein CREBRF homolog isoform X2 has protein sequence MEFHVRTMGDFHDYNLDPGITVKQEPINETNVMITSASVPIPVRRDLPDYRDYIFELENSQSPLYGTIGFSSDQTLSPTNTYDTYWENRIITNEEMLKSEALIHMDEDDIFQVDKADLIQGPTLAELNANDDNFLGDLNFDDLLLPNDSNYTTLESTSSPYSFNIGNMTNNNQFIGASSCPQGLMVYKDLDAASGTTSGNFDVSPKTPVSALSPGSPASSSSSILTSQSSPMRSHNAQPKQSTLHDLLMRKDKCESSPERSLLGQSVPSTRNTSLHSPNLKISRGQASRLSSSAPTHLGLEQIWQRREPRKHLLSTSSLAECGSTSSLSTGGILSPDLHDYSHDEYESDEDSDGHYEDYSSDNNSDDDDDSPKSSKKEKYFWQYNIQSKGPKGQRLVMKCKMEDPHVLNEVTDPVFSPNCSVRGIKHSGKARKGDGNDLTPNPRKLFNIGKELDKLGRTINDMTPVSELPFNVRPNSRKEKNKLASRACRLKKKAQHEANKIKLSGLEHEHRTLQFIPELHPKVAIT, from the exons atggaattCCACGTAAG aacTATGGGTGATTTTCACGACTATAACTTGGATCCAGGAATTACAGTGAAGCAGGAACCAATCAACGAAACCAACGTCATGATTACCTCAGCCTCAGTCCCTATTCCGGTTCGTAGGGATCTCCCAGACTATAgagattatatttttgaattggaGAATTCACAAAGTCCTTTGTATGGAACTATAG GATTTTCATCGGACCAAACTCTATCACCAACAAACACATATGACACTTACTGGGAGAATCGTATCATAACTAATGAAGAAATGCTCAAGTCTGAAGCGCTTATACACATGGATGAAGACGATATCTTTCAAGTTGATAAAGCTGATCTTATACAAG GCCCCACATTAGCAGAATTGAACGCAAATGATGATAATTTCCTGGGAGACTTGAACTTTGATGATTTATTATTGCCTAATGACTCCAATTACACAACTCTGGAATCTACTTCGAGTCCCTATAGTTTCAACATTGGGAATATGACTAATAATAATCAGTTTATTGGGGCCTCCTCTTGTCCTCAAG GTTTGATGGTTTATAAAGATTTAGACGCAGCTTCGGGAACTACCAGTGGGAATTTTGATGTCAGTCCTAAGACTCCTGTTTCTGCTTTGTCTCCAG GAAGCCCTGCAAGTTCCAGTTCTTCTATTTTAACGTCGCAATCATCCCCCATGCGGTCGCATAATGCGCAACCCAAACAAAGTACTCTTCATGATCTACTTATGCGGAAGGACAAATGTGAATCTTCACCTGAAAGATCACTATTGG GCCAATCTGTACCCTCCACAAGAAATACCTCTCTCCACTCACCTAACTTGAAAATCTCTCGAGGCCAAGCATCGAGATTGTCCTCCTCTGCTCCCACGCATCTTGGCCTTGAACAAATATGGCAGAGGCGGGAACCCCGAAAGCATTTGTTATCAACTAG TTCGTTAGCCGAATGTGGTTCAACTTCGTCTCTGTCAACTGGTGGCATTCTCAGTCCGGATCTTCACGATTATTCACACGATGAATATGAAAGCGATGAAGACAGTGATGGACATTATGAAGATTATTCGTCTGACAATA ATTCTGATGACGACGATGACAGTCCTAAGAGTTCCaagaaggaaaaatatttctggcAGTACAATATCCAATCCAAAGGACCGAAAGGCCAAAGATTAGTCATGAAGTGCAAAATGGAGGATCCGCACGTGCTCAATGAAGTTACCGATCCAGTGTTTAGTCCAAATTGTTCGGTTAGAGGCATAAAACACAGTG GTAAGGCACGTAAAGGTGACGGAAACGATCTGACGCCAAATCCACGTAAACTCTTTAACATCGGCAAAGAACTCGATAAACTTGGGCGGACAATCAACGACATGACGCCGGTGAGTGAGTTACCCTTCAACGTCCGGCCGAACTCtcgaaaagagaaaaataaattggccTCGAGAGCCTGCCGACTGAAGAAGAAAGCTCAACACGAAGCGAATAAGATTAAGCTGAGCGGACTTGAACATGAACATA gGACACTTCAGTTTATACCGGAACTACACCCCAAAGTTGCAATCACATAA
- the REPTOR gene encoding protein CREBRF homolog isoform X1, with translation MEFHVRTMGDFHDYNLDPGITVKQEPINETNVMITSASVPIPVRRDLPDYRDYIFELENSQSPLYGTIGFSSDQTLSPTNTYDTYWENRIITNEEMLKSEALIHMDEDDIFQVDKADLIQGPTLAELNANDDNFLGDLNFDDLLLPNDSNYTTLESTSSPYSFNIGNMTNNNQFIGASSCPQGLMVYKDLDAASGTTSGNFDVSPKTPVSALSPGSPASSSSSILTSQSSPMRSHNAQPKQSTLHDLLMRKDKCESSPERSLLGQSVPSTRNTSLHSPNLKISRGQASRLSSSAPTHLGLEQIWQRREPRKHLLSTSSLAECGSTSSLSTGGILSPDLHDYSHDEYESDEDSDGHYEDYSSDNNSDDDDDSPKSSKKEKYFWQYNIQSKGPKGQRLVMKCKMEDPHVLNEVTDPVFSPNCSVRGIKHSGKARKGDGNDLTPNPRKLFNIGKELDKLGRTINDMTPVSELPFNVRPNSRKEKNKLASRACRLKKKAQHEANKIKLSGLEHEHRRYMNTIQQLKQLIAVKVKEHNPERREEMARTIDKISKSCIRGKVAGCSTDYVNRVLDKIKAGSSGNTALATSFTDDL, from the exons atggaattCCACGTAAG aacTATGGGTGATTTTCACGACTATAACTTGGATCCAGGAATTACAGTGAAGCAGGAACCAATCAACGAAACCAACGTCATGATTACCTCAGCCTCAGTCCCTATTCCGGTTCGTAGGGATCTCCCAGACTATAgagattatatttttgaattggaGAATTCACAAAGTCCTTTGTATGGAACTATAG GATTTTCATCGGACCAAACTCTATCACCAACAAACACATATGACACTTACTGGGAGAATCGTATCATAACTAATGAAGAAATGCTCAAGTCTGAAGCGCTTATACACATGGATGAAGACGATATCTTTCAAGTTGATAAAGCTGATCTTATACAAG GCCCCACATTAGCAGAATTGAACGCAAATGATGATAATTTCCTGGGAGACTTGAACTTTGATGATTTATTATTGCCTAATGACTCCAATTACACAACTCTGGAATCTACTTCGAGTCCCTATAGTTTCAACATTGGGAATATGACTAATAATAATCAGTTTATTGGGGCCTCCTCTTGTCCTCAAG GTTTGATGGTTTATAAAGATTTAGACGCAGCTTCGGGAACTACCAGTGGGAATTTTGATGTCAGTCCTAAGACTCCTGTTTCTGCTTTGTCTCCAG GAAGCCCTGCAAGTTCCAGTTCTTCTATTTTAACGTCGCAATCATCCCCCATGCGGTCGCATAATGCGCAACCCAAACAAAGTACTCTTCATGATCTACTTATGCGGAAGGACAAATGTGAATCTTCACCTGAAAGATCACTATTGG GCCAATCTGTACCCTCCACAAGAAATACCTCTCTCCACTCACCTAACTTGAAAATCTCTCGAGGCCAAGCATCGAGATTGTCCTCCTCTGCTCCCACGCATCTTGGCCTTGAACAAATATGGCAGAGGCGGGAACCCCGAAAGCATTTGTTATCAACTAG TTCGTTAGCCGAATGTGGTTCAACTTCGTCTCTGTCAACTGGTGGCATTCTCAGTCCGGATCTTCACGATTATTCACACGATGAATATGAAAGCGATGAAGACAGTGATGGACATTATGAAGATTATTCGTCTGACAATA ATTCTGATGACGACGATGACAGTCCTAAGAGTTCCaagaaggaaaaatatttctggcAGTACAATATCCAATCCAAAGGACCGAAAGGCCAAAGATTAGTCATGAAGTGCAAAATGGAGGATCCGCACGTGCTCAATGAAGTTACCGATCCAGTGTTTAGTCCAAATTGTTCGGTTAGAGGCATAAAACACAGTG GTAAGGCACGTAAAGGTGACGGAAACGATCTGACGCCAAATCCACGTAAACTCTTTAACATCGGCAAAGAACTCGATAAACTTGGGCGGACAATCAACGACATGACGCCGGTGAGTGAGTTACCCTTCAACGTCCGGCCGAACTCtcgaaaagagaaaaataaattggccTCGAGAGCCTGCCGACTGAAGAAGAAAGCTCAACACGAAGCGAATAAGATTAAGCTGAGCGGACTTGAACATGAACATA GACGGTATATGAATACCATACAGCAATTAAAGCAGCTTATCGCCGTCAAAGTGAAAGAACATAACCCTGAAAGGCGAGAAGAAATGGCTAGAACAATAGACAAAATTAGTAAATCATGTATAA